TCTTATATTTCAAATAATTTAGGATAAGATTTTTCATCAAGAATAATAGAACAATATTTAAAAACATCCTCAACTTTTACTTCTTTTATACATTGATATTCCATTTTGCATTTTTTATAACTGCTACACGGAAAACAATCTATATTACTGTGAACAACATAACTTTTCTCTCCAACAGGTCCATATTTATAAGGATTACCTGGACCAAAAATAGTTACAATGTCTGTTCCTGAAGCACAGGCAAGATACATCAAATAAGAATCATTTGTAACAATCAAATCTGAAAGTTCAAAAATTACAAAATTTTCTTTTAAATCTGTTTTCCCTCCTAGGTCAAACACATTATCACTTCCTATTAAATCTTTAATCTCTTTTGTTAATTTCTCTTCCCCTTTTAAACCAATTATAATTATTTTTACCCCATATCTTTTAATTAATTCTTTCCCGAGAATTACATATTTTTCCTTATCCCATCTTTTAAATACTGCTTCTCCTCCGGGAATTAAGACTACTACTAAGTCAGAAGATTTAATTTTAAAAGAGCTAAAAATCTCTTTAACTTTTTCTCTGTAATAATTACTGACTGGAAAGAATATTTTTACTTCCCCTGGCCCAAACAATGGTTCTAAAAATTTCATAATTTTTTCACTTTGGTGAATGTAAAATTTATCACTTAAAATATCCTTCATAAAAAAGGTTAATTTATATTTACTTTTTAGAAAGAACAAAAAAAAGGGTGTTTTGAAATCTATTATTAAATCATATTTTTGACTTCTCAATTTTTTAATCAGTTTGTAATATCCCATTTTTTCCCAGAGAAAATATGATGAAAACCATGGATTATCCAGAACAAATTCAACTGCTTTATCTCCTACAATTATATCTATTTGTGAATTTCTATATGTATCTTTTATTTTTTTTATCGCAGGTGTGATAAGAAGATTTTCTCCAACTGAGTTAAAACCAATTATAAGAATTTTTTTAATACCATCATCTTTAATATTTCGCAATTTCATCACTTGATAAATAATTTAAATTATTTCATATTCTTACATTTACTCCTTTTTCTCTAAGATATTTTTTTATCTGGGGAATTGTTAAAATCCTGAAATGTAAAAGAGAGGCAATAAGAACAGCACTGGCTTTACCTTTAACAACTGCTTCATATAAATGTTCCAGTTTCCCAGCCCCTCCAGATGCAATAACTGGAATTTTTACATTTTCACTTACAATTCTTGTTAAATCAATATCATATCCATCCTGTGTACCATCTCTATCTATACTTGTTAATAATATTTCTCCTGCTCCAAAATCCTCAACCTTTTTCGCCCAATCTAAAACATCTATACCTGTTGGTTTTTTACCGCTCTCTATATACACTTCCCAGGTTTCTCTTTCTGTTTTTTTAGCATCTATAGCGACAACTATACACTGACTTCCAAATTTTTTTGCACCTTCTTTTATTAAATCTGGATTTTTTACAGCAGCAGTATTTATTGAAATTTTGTCTGCTCCATTTGATAATAAAATTTCTATATCATT
This bacterium DNA region includes the following protein-coding sequences:
- a CDS encoding glycosyltransferase family 9 protein — encoded protein: MKLRNIKDDGIKKILIIGFNSVGENLLITPAIKKIKDTYRNSQIDIIVGDKAVEFVLDNPWFSSYFLWEKMGYYKLIKKLRSQKYDLIIDFKTPFFLFFLKSKYKLTFFMKDILSDKFYIHQSEKIMKFLEPLFGPGEVKIFFPVSNYYREKVKEIFSSFKIKSSDLVVVLIPGGEAVFKRWDKEKYVILGKELIKRYGVKIIIIGLKGEEKLTKEIKDLIGSDNVFDLGGKTDLKENFVIFELSDLIVTNDSYLMYLACASGTDIVTIFGPGNPYKYGPVGEKSYVVHSNIDCFPCSSYKKCKMEYQCIKEVKVEDVFKYCSIILDEKSYPKLFEI
- the hisF gene encoding imidazole glycerol phosphate synthase subunit HisF; this translates as MVTVRIIPCLDVKDGKVVKGIHFEDIRVAGDPVENASFYSKEGADELVFLDISATIEGRKTMIDVVRKVADVVFIPFTVGGGISSLNDIEILLSNGADKISINTAAVKNPDLIKEGAKKFGSQCIVVAIDAKKTERETWEVYIESGKKPTGIDVLDWAKKVEDFGAGEILLTSIDRDGTQDGYDIDLTRIVSENVKIPVIASGGAGKLEHLYEAVVKGKASAVLIASLLHFRILTIPQIKKYLREKGVNVRI